The following coding sequences lie in one Alloacidobacterium dinghuense genomic window:
- a CDS encoding metal-dependent hydrolase family protein, producing MKPILFRGASVWDGSGAPAFPADVLVENGRIKAIALLPSRLSTEGATVIEARGRTLMPGLVEGHAHISFGGAVNDSDLGNIPPEEHVLLTVRNAKTLLDHGFTSAYSAATSKLRLDVVIRNAVNAGQFPGPRIRAASPEITVTGGLGDERKAHMYYESFGLIADGKAELTKAVRLCCREGVDNIKVNISGDDLSPAAHGGLTVMREEEVQTAVNVARDFGKKVNCHARAAESVKRAVRCGVDVIYHCESADEEAIDMLESVKDRIFVGPAIGIIYSTLYEGEQFGFYRDSEVGRKMQRTIDNTAAVYTELRKRGVRILIGGDYGFAQSPQGDNARDLKHFVDLLGFSPSEALQCGTRIGGQVMGLGNELGQIKEGYIADLLLVDGDPLEDLDLVVHEKNLHVIMKEGSLYKDHAETAVIENVPATVS from the coding sequence ATGAAGCCAATTCTTTTTCGCGGCGCGAGCGTTTGGGACGGCAGCGGCGCTCCCGCATTTCCGGCCGATGTGCTTGTAGAAAACGGCAGAATCAAGGCGATTGCGCTCCTTCCGTCAAGACTTTCGACAGAAGGAGCAACAGTAATTGAGGCACGCGGCAGAACACTGATGCCCGGCCTTGTAGAAGGACATGCACATATTTCCTTTGGCGGGGCGGTGAATGATTCCGACCTCGGCAATATTCCGCCGGAGGAGCATGTTCTTCTGACGGTGCGCAATGCGAAGACGCTGCTCGATCATGGCTTTACCAGTGCATACAGCGCAGCCACGTCGAAGCTGCGGCTGGACGTGGTGATTCGGAATGCAGTGAATGCTGGCCAATTCCCGGGTCCGCGCATTCGTGCAGCGAGTCCGGAGATTACGGTGACGGGAGGTCTGGGCGACGAGCGCAAAGCTCACATGTACTACGAGAGCTTTGGACTGATTGCCGACGGCAAAGCGGAGCTGACGAAGGCAGTGCGTTTGTGTTGCCGGGAAGGCGTGGACAACATCAAGGTGAACATCTCTGGAGACGATCTTAGCCCGGCAGCGCACGGCGGACTGACAGTGATGCGCGAGGAGGAGGTGCAGACGGCGGTGAACGTGGCGCGCGACTTCGGCAAAAAGGTGAACTGCCATGCGCGGGCTGCGGAGTCGGTGAAGCGCGCAGTCCGTTGCGGCGTGGACGTCATCTACCACTGCGAGTCGGCGGATGAGGAAGCCATCGACATGCTCGAATCCGTAAAGGACCGCATCTTTGTGGGCCCGGCGATCGGGATCATCTACAGCACGCTTTATGAAGGCGAGCAGTTCGGCTTTTATCGTGACTCAGAGGTGGGGCGGAAGATGCAGCGCACCATCGACAACACGGCTGCGGTTTACACGGAGCTTCGCAAACGCGGCGTGCGCATTCTGATTGGAGGAGACTACGGATTTGCGCAGTCGCCACAGGGCGACAATGCGCGCGACCTGAAGCACTTCGTGGATCTGCTGGGATTTTCTCCAAGCGAGGCGCTGCAGTGCGGCACGCGCATTGGCGGGCAGGTGATGGGCCTGGGCAACGAACTGGGCCAGATCAAAGAGGGCTACATCGCCGACTTATTACTGGTGGACGGCGATCCGCTGGAGGACCTCGATCTGGTAGTACATGAGAAAAACCTGCACGTGATTATGAAAGAAGGCTCACTCTACAAGGATCACGCAGAGACCGCGGTGATTGAGAACGTGCCCGCGACAGTGTCGTGA
- a CDS encoding nucleotidyltransferase domain-containing protein, giving the protein MISLRSELRRKLLTYFYTNRSARVYVRQLASALSVDSTNLSRELARLEREGLLGSEIEGRQRYYSINSQYPYLKAVFSLLQGTIGIVPTLATALRRVEGIEKAYLYGSFAKNEADASSDIDLLIVGHPDAISLAAEVSRLEKTLHREVSYTTLKPQELKRKLAAHDPFLTDVWQGKRVELIGHEQNEVTAN; this is encoded by the coding sequence ATGATTTCCCTGCGCTCCGAGCTGCGGCGTAAGCTTCTGACGTATTTCTACACCAATCGTTCTGCGCGCGTGTATGTCCGTCAGTTGGCGAGTGCTTTGAGCGTGGATTCAACCAACCTGTCACGTGAACTGGCGCGGTTGGAGCGGGAAGGACTCCTGGGGTCTGAGATTGAGGGGCGGCAACGCTATTACAGCATCAACTCGCAGTACCCATATCTGAAAGCCGTCTTTTCACTTCTTCAGGGAACGATAGGCATTGTGCCAACACTGGCAACTGCGCTGCGTCGCGTGGAAGGCATCGAAAAGGCATACCTCTATGGTTCCTTCGCCAAAAACGAGGCCGATGCGTCCAGCGATATCGACCTGTTGATTGTGGGACATCCCGATGCGATCAGCCTGGCAGCGGAAGTCTCCCGCCTGGAAAAAACGCTTCATCGAGAAGTTAGCTACACGACACTGAAGCCACAGGAACTGAAAAGAAAGCTTGCGGCGCACGATCCGTTTCTTACAGATGTCTGGCAAGGAAAACGAGTCGAGCTAATCGGCCATGAACAAAACGAAGTCACAGCGAATTGA
- a CDS encoding SDR family oxidoreductase: MANELVVVITGSSAGLGRAIAHGFAKRGASIGLLARNPEALNAAKEECEALGGRALVLPVDVVDAAAVDAAASRVEEEFGPIDVWVNDAMVSVFSPVKEMEPSDYKRVSDVLYLGFVHGTLAALKRMLPRDHGTIIQIGSALSYRSIPLQSAYCACKHAINGFTDSLRCELHHDKSNVKLTAVHMPAMNTTQFDWVKNRMPNDPQPVPPIFEPELAAEVVIAAGLAKNPRREYWVGTPTVMAIVGQKFFPGLLDIYLGRTGYKSQQIPNEPKDPNAPNNLYDYVPGKHSARGKFADRSSETSAEIFLSLNRGIVALGATALVAAIGGVLLARRRMS; encoded by the coding sequence ATGGCAAACGAACTGGTGGTTGTAATCACGGGCTCCTCAGCGGGTCTGGGGCGGGCGATCGCTCACGGCTTCGCAAAGCGCGGAGCGAGCATTGGATTGTTGGCCAGAAATCCCGAAGCGCTCAACGCTGCAAAGGAAGAGTGTGAAGCACTCGGCGGCCGGGCTTTGGTCTTACCCGTGGACGTGGTAGACGCTGCCGCAGTCGACGCTGCTGCGAGCCGCGTAGAAGAGGAGTTCGGACCCATTGATGTTTGGGTGAATGACGCGATGGTGAGCGTTTTCTCGCCTGTAAAGGAAATGGAGCCTTCCGACTATAAGCGGGTGTCCGACGTCCTCTACCTAGGATTCGTGCACGGCACGCTAGCCGCGTTGAAGCGGATGCTTCCCAGGGATCACGGCACTATCATCCAGATTGGTTCTGCGCTTTCCTATCGTTCGATTCCCCTACAGTCGGCTTATTGCGCGTGCAAACACGCGATCAATGGATTCACAGATTCGCTTCGGTGCGAACTTCACCACGATAAGAGCAATGTAAAACTTACCGCCGTGCACATGCCCGCAATGAACACGACTCAGTTCGACTGGGTAAAGAATCGCATGCCGAATGACCCCCAGCCGGTACCGCCCATCTTCGAGCCGGAACTTGCTGCCGAGGTAGTTATCGCCGCAGGGCTGGCGAAGAACCCGCGCAGAGAATATTGGGTGGGTACGCCCACCGTGATGGCTATTGTGGGTCAGAAGTTTTTCCCCGGATTGCTCGACATCTATCTAGGCAGGACCGGATACAAGTCGCAGCAGATTCCCAACGAACCGAAAGATCCCAATGCGCCGAATAATCTCTACGACTATGTACCTGGCAAACATAGCGCACGCGGAAAGTTTGCCGACCGGTCCTCGGAAACAAGTGCCGAAATTTTTCTGTCCCTCAACAGGGGTATCGTCGCCCTAGGGGCGACAGCGCTCGTCGCGGCGATTGGCGGAGTCCTTCTAGCCCGGCGGAGAATGTCGTGA
- a CDS encoding GMC family oxidoreductase translates to MKKPLLGAFQLPSSKKHMVGPLQSIHMPMRRFREYEEVDYAIVGVGSAGGVLLQRLARAGFNVVGLEAGPFWDTEHDWVSDEAGSHELYWTEPRVTGGSDPLALGANNCGKGVGGGSVHWAAFTPRLHRSDFEVYTLDGVGADWPITYDDIKPYYEQLELEMSVAGPAYYPWGHPHGYAYGPHPMGGVGNALIKGCTALNIPVSIGGPVAILSGSHGDRPHCIYRGFCIQGCKVGAKASTLVTHVPDAIRRGAELRDRSMVSRIELGKDGRVTGIHYFDIDGHSHFQRAKAVIVSGYSIETPRLLLNSACPGHEKGLGNSSGTLGCYLMAQAGNVVMGRFDQPVRMYKAPPAHALTEEFYETDPKNDFARGFAIQTVGPLPVAFGKQLLAAKKAWGWGLRREMMDYNHWAAFGLLGEILPWKDNCVTLSKDKDRFGLPVAHVSFNLHENDKRLIKAAKEKTEEVMHAAGATEVVQEARYAHLVGACRMGSDPRTSVVDKFGRSHDILNLFVCDGSVFPTQGSANPGLTIQALAARTADYLVSQGERIFTSNERNMKTSSMRRELAPPEAWGKGVPRLK, encoded by the coding sequence TTGAAGAAGCCTCTTCTCGGAGCGTTCCAGCTCCCGTCTTCAAAAAAGCACATGGTCGGTCCGCTGCAATCGATTCACATGCCCATGCGCCGCTTTCGCGAGTATGAGGAAGTCGACTACGCCATCGTCGGCGTGGGTTCCGCGGGTGGTGTCCTTCTGCAACGGCTGGCACGTGCTGGTTTCAACGTGGTCGGGCTAGAGGCCGGTCCCTTCTGGGACACAGAACACGACTGGGTGAGCGACGAAGCCGGCTCCCATGAACTTTACTGGACAGAGCCCCGTGTGACGGGTGGTAGCGATCCGCTGGCGTTGGGAGCAAACAATTGCGGGAAGGGTGTGGGCGGCGGCTCGGTGCACTGGGCCGCGTTTACGCCGCGGCTTCACCGTTCCGATTTCGAAGTCTACACGCTCGACGGCGTGGGCGCGGACTGGCCAATCACCTATGACGACATCAAGCCGTACTACGAGCAACTCGAGCTGGAGATGTCGGTTGCCGGCCCCGCGTACTATCCATGGGGACATCCGCATGGCTATGCATACGGTCCGCACCCGATGGGCGGCGTGGGCAACGCGCTCATCAAGGGCTGTACCGCATTGAACATTCCTGTCTCGATCGGCGGCCCGGTTGCCATCCTTTCAGGTTCGCATGGCGATCGGCCTCACTGTATCTATCGCGGCTTTTGCATACAAGGCTGCAAGGTCGGCGCGAAGGCAAGCACACTCGTGACTCACGTGCCGGACGCGATTAGGAGGGGAGCCGAGCTTCGCGATCGCAGCATGGTGTCGCGAATCGAGCTGGGCAAAGACGGGCGCGTTACTGGTATCCACTACTTCGACATCGATGGTCACTCGCACTTTCAACGTGCGAAAGCCGTCATCGTCTCCGGATATTCGATAGAAACGCCCCGTCTGTTGTTGAATTCCGCGTGCCCCGGCCATGAGAAAGGTCTGGGAAATTCGAGCGGTACCCTCGGCTGCTATCTGATGGCGCAGGCCGGAAATGTGGTGATGGGCCGTTTCGACCAGCCAGTCCGCATGTACAAGGCTCCGCCCGCACACGCACTCACCGAGGAGTTCTACGAAACAGATCCGAAGAATGATTTCGCTCGCGGCTTCGCAATACAGACTGTCGGTCCGCTGCCCGTTGCATTTGGGAAGCAGCTGCTCGCGGCCAAGAAAGCATGGGGGTGGGGACTGCGCCGCGAAATGATGGACTACAACCATTGGGCGGCATTCGGTTTGCTGGGAGAGATCCTTCCCTGGAAAGATAACTGCGTCACACTTTCCAAAGACAAAGATCGCTTCGGCCTGCCCGTCGCGCATGTCTCTTTCAATCTTCACGAGAACGACAAGAGACTGATCAAAGCGGCGAAGGAGAAGACTGAAGAGGTGATGCATGCGGCGGGTGCGACTGAGGTCGTGCAGGAGGCGCGCTATGCTCATCTCGTAGGCGCCTGCCGTATGGGGTCCGATCCGCGCACATCGGTGGTCGACAAGTTTGGTCGCAGCCACGATATTCTAAATCTCTTTGTTTGCGATGGAAGCGTCTTTCCGACACAGGGCTCGGCAAATCCCGGGCTTACCATCCAGGCGCTGGCAGCGCGTACTGCGGATTACCTCGTATCCCAGGGTGAGCGAATCTTTACGAGCAACGAACGCAACATGAAGACGTCGTCAATGCGCCGGGAGCTCGCGCCGCCGGAGGCGTGGGGTAAGGGCGTTCCTCGCCTCAAATAA
- a CDS encoding M24 family metallopeptidase — MAIDTERHLWTVAALSASCHDALICSSASEVLLLTGYWPVMAQSVAIFSSDGGVKVIVPEDEVELAEKTSLAEIIPYKPAGLHSLEGPLNRLKEPLRCALQGWFAPKMRIGLELVEGMQPASYAVSAVFRSSLSKLVGELEPEATLASCDDLLEAMKAVKTTKELEILHTASDVAAAGFAVAAMGIGAGRRETDVAAETRAAFETSRDGQNLQRSYGYYFCMSGPNSATAAAAYARTRQRVIEAGDLVMIHANTCADGYWTDITRTYSAGVQSSRQREMRSAIDEARAAGLRSIKPGATAKEVDHAARSVMDSAGFGKAFKHAAGHGVGFAAANSNGRPRLHPLSPDVLEEGMTFNLEPAAYFEGYGGMRHCDVITVTPEGASVITDF, encoded by the coding sequence ATGGCAATCGATACCGAACGGCACCTGTGGACAGTGGCCGCTCTCTCTGCATCTTGCCATGATGCACTCATCTGCTCGTCAGCATCAGAAGTCCTGCTGCTGACTGGATATTGGCCAGTGATGGCTCAAAGCGTTGCTATCTTTTCTTCCGACGGTGGCGTCAAGGTCATCGTCCCCGAAGATGAAGTGGAACTGGCTGAGAAGACATCCTTGGCTGAGATCATTCCCTACAAACCGGCTGGACTTCACAGTCTCGAAGGCCCCCTGAACCGCTTGAAGGAGCCGCTCCGCTGCGCACTACAAGGATGGTTTGCCCCAAAGATGCGTATTGGCCTCGAATTAGTAGAAGGAATGCAACCGGCGAGTTATGCCGTTTCCGCTGTTTTCCGCTCTTCTCTCTCGAAGTTAGTGGGGGAGCTTGAGCCTGAAGCGACTCTGGCGAGCTGCGACGATCTGCTGGAAGCGATGAAGGCCGTGAAGACGACAAAAGAGCTTGAGATTCTACACACGGCGAGTGATGTTGCGGCGGCTGGCTTTGCTGTAGCTGCAATGGGTATTGGGGCGGGCAGGCGTGAAACCGATGTAGCAGCAGAAACACGAGCAGCGTTCGAAACTTCACGGGATGGGCAGAACCTACAACGCAGCTACGGGTACTACTTCTGTATGTCCGGGCCGAATTCCGCGACAGCAGCAGCAGCCTATGCGCGAACCAGGCAGCGCGTGATCGAAGCAGGCGATCTGGTTATGATCCACGCGAATACATGTGCCGACGGGTACTGGACAGATATCACTCGAACTTACTCAGCGGGGGTCCAGTCGAGCCGTCAGCGGGAAATGCGCTCCGCAATCGACGAAGCACGGGCAGCAGGCCTGCGATCCATAAAACCTGGAGCGACAGCAAAGGAAGTCGATCATGCGGCACGTTCCGTCATGGATTCGGCTGGCTTCGGCAAAGCGTTCAAGCATGCGGCTGGTCATGGCGTTGGCTTTGCAGCGGCGAACTCTAACGGCAGGCCGCGCCTTCATCCCCTTTCTCCGGATGTGCTTGAAGAAGGGATGACATTCAATCTCGAACCCGCTGCCTACTTTGAGGGCTACGGAGGCATGCGCCATTGTGACGTGATTACCGTCACTCCAGAAGGCGCCTCCGTGATCACGGACTTTTGA
- a CDS encoding enolase C-terminal domain-like protein gives MHIQGPRIHGSKVQVYKVPTDAPEADGTFAWDSTTMVLVSIEAGDKRGIGYTYADGSTGKLVKTLLEKVVEGRAPFDHGSILQDLYRQVRNSGETGISSMAISAIDNALWDLRARLLDTSLVSLLGSVRGGIPVYGSGGFTSYDDAQLTNQLGGWAERGFSMVKMKVGTHPDDDLRRVSVARKAIGESTDLFVDANGAYTVAQALALAQAFAQASNVRWFEEPVSSDNLVGLSKVRARAPLGMDIAAGEYGYTAWYFDRMLKANAITVLQADATRCGGISGFLNSGALCWAANTPLSSHCGPSMHVHVCCAVPRAIHMEFFHDHVRIERMFFDGFCEPVGGVMCPDRTRPGMGLTLKEKDAERFLT, from the coding sequence ATGCACATTCAAGGACCGAGGATTCACGGAAGCAAGGTGCAGGTCTACAAGGTGCCTACGGATGCGCCGGAGGCGGATGGAACCTTCGCATGGGACAGCACGACCATGGTGCTTGTCAGCATCGAGGCCGGTGACAAGCGCGGCATTGGTTACACCTACGCCGACGGATCGACGGGCAAGCTGGTGAAGACGCTGCTCGAGAAAGTCGTCGAAGGCCGCGCCCCCTTCGACCATGGCTCGATCCTGCAGGATCTGTATCGGCAGGTTCGTAACTCGGGCGAAACCGGAATCAGCAGCATGGCAATTTCTGCGATCGACAACGCTCTCTGGGACCTTCGCGCCAGACTTCTCGATACTTCGCTGGTCAGCCTGCTGGGTTCGGTACGAGGTGGCATTCCCGTTTATGGCAGCGGCGGATTTACTTCCTACGACGATGCGCAATTGACGAACCAATTGGGCGGCTGGGCTGAACGGGGCTTCAGCATGGTCAAGATGAAAGTCGGCACTCACCCCGATGACGACTTGCGAAGAGTGAGCGTCGCCCGGAAGGCGATTGGGGAATCCACTGATCTGTTCGTGGATGCGAATGGTGCTTACACCGTGGCCCAGGCGCTTGCATTGGCGCAGGCATTTGCTCAGGCTTCGAATGTCCGCTGGTTCGAGGAGCCGGTGAGTTCCGACAATCTGGTTGGACTATCCAAGGTGCGCGCCCGGGCTCCGCTAGGGATGGATATAGCGGCGGGAGAATACGGCTACACTGCCTGGTATTTCGACCGCATGTTGAAGGCTAACGCGATCACTGTCCTGCAAGCCGATGCCACACGCTGCGGCGGCATCAGCGGATTTTTGAACAGTGGCGCGCTATGCTGGGCGGCAAACACGCCCTTGTCTTCCCACTGCGGACCGAGCATGCACGTGCATGTATGCTGTGCAGTCCCGCGAGCTATCCATATGGAGTTCTTTCACGACCATGTTCGGATCGAGCGAATGTTCTTCGATGGGTTCTGTGAACCTGTCGGGGGCGTGATGTGTCCTGATCGCACGCGGCCCGGGATGGGCCTGACTCTGAAAGAGAAAGACGCTGAACGTTTTTTGACTTGA
- a CDS encoding thiamine pyrophosphate-dependent enzyme, translated as MAKQVSDLIVERLIEWGVDTMFGFPGDGVDGFFEALRTHKDKLKFIQVRHEEAAAFAAVGYAKYTGRLGVCCATSGPGGVHLLNGLYDAKCDQQPVLAITGHTFSDLIGMDYQQDVDLDKLYMDVSVFNERVMGSSHAVNVVDMAVRTAYGRKGVSHICIPKDIQEWEVSDKHRNSANVAQHSADWSVPSSAKPAQSLIQKAADVINDGSKIAIFVGRGALRCREEVSQLAKTVGGPVVKALLGKAVLPDRSPYTTGGLGLLGTAPSVDAMEECDTLIMIGTSYPYMEFLPKPGQAKCVQIEIDPTRIGLRHQVDVGLVGDAKNVLTALLPLLKPKKDKFLKKSQERMKSWFELMEERGTRKDMPMKPQVVTHTLNKLLNDDAIVSSDSGTIATWTARHVDIRGTMQFSLSGSLATMANGLPYSIGAAVAYPGRQVVCVVGDGGLAMLMGEIATLVKYKLQVCVIVIKNNVLGQIKWEQMILEGNPEFGVELEPIDFAMVATACGAKGFTIERPEDAEGVLREALAHKGPTVVQAVVDPNEPPMPGKITTEQTLHFAKALARGQKDALKIVKTIGMDKLREVI; from the coding sequence ATGGCGAAGCAGGTATCTGATCTGATTGTGGAACGGCTGATTGAGTGGGGAGTAGATACGATGTTCGGCTTCCCCGGCGATGGTGTCGACGGCTTCTTCGAGGCACTCCGCACGCATAAAGACAAGCTGAAGTTCATCCAAGTGCGCCATGAAGAGGCTGCCGCATTTGCAGCAGTCGGATATGCCAAGTACACGGGTCGGCTTGGCGTCTGCTGCGCCACCTCCGGGCCGGGCGGAGTGCACTTGCTCAACGGGCTCTACGACGCCAAATGCGATCAGCAGCCAGTGCTCGCCATTACGGGACACACCTTTAGCGACCTTATAGGCATGGATTACCAGCAGGACGTCGACTTGGACAAACTGTACATGGATGTCTCGGTATTTAACGAGCGCGTGATGGGATCTTCGCATGCGGTCAACGTCGTGGATATGGCGGTTCGTACTGCCTATGGACGCAAGGGCGTCTCCCACATCTGCATTCCGAAAGACATCCAGGAATGGGAAGTTTCCGACAAGCATCGCAACAGCGCGAATGTAGCACAACACAGCGCAGACTGGAGCGTACCGTCATCTGCCAAGCCGGCCCAGTCGCTGATTCAGAAGGCGGCGGATGTGATCAATGATGGCTCAAAGATCGCGATCTTTGTAGGACGCGGGGCTCTGCGCTGCCGCGAGGAGGTATCGCAACTGGCGAAGACGGTCGGCGGTCCTGTCGTCAAAGCGCTGCTTGGCAAGGCGGTTCTTCCTGATCGCAGCCCCTACACCACGGGAGGCTTGGGGCTGCTGGGCACGGCGCCTTCCGTCGATGCGATGGAAGAGTGCGACACGCTCATCATGATCGGCACCAGCTATCCGTATATGGAATTTCTGCCCAAGCCGGGGCAAGCCAAATGCGTACAGATTGAAATCGATCCGACGCGCATCGGTCTGCGCCATCAGGTGGACGTGGGGCTGGTGGGCGATGCGAAGAACGTGCTGACTGCGCTGCTGCCCTTGCTGAAGCCGAAGAAGGACAAGTTCCTGAAGAAGTCGCAAGAGCGGATGAAGAGCTGGTTCGAGCTGATGGAGGAACGCGGCACGCGCAAAGACATGCCGATGAAGCCGCAGGTGGTGACGCATACGCTGAACAAACTGTTGAACGACGATGCGATCGTTTCCTCCGACAGTGGAACCATCGCCACCTGGACCGCGCGTCATGTGGACATCCGGGGAACGATGCAATTTTCGCTGTCTGGCTCGCTGGCGACGATGGCCAACGGCCTGCCATACAGTATCGGCGCGGCTGTTGCCTATCCAGGCAGGCAGGTGGTGTGCGTCGTCGGTGACGGCGGGCTCGCCATGCTGATGGGCGAGATTGCCACGCTGGTCAAGTACAAGCTGCAGGTATGCGTGATCGTGATCAAGAACAACGTGCTGGGACAGATCAAGTGGGAGCAGATGATTCTGGAGGGAAATCCTGAGTTTGGCGTTGAGCTGGAGCCGATCGATTTCGCGATGGTTGCGACTGCCTGCGGCGCGAAGGGGTTCACTATCGAACGTCCCGAAGATGCGGAGGGAGTATTACGTGAAGCGCTCGCGCACAAAGGGCCGACCGTGGTGCAGGCTGTTGTCGATCCCAACGAACCTCCCATGCCGGGCAAGATTACGACGGAGCAGACTCTGCACTTCGCCAAAGCTCTGGCACGCGGGCAAAAGGATGCGTTGAAGATCGTGAAGACAATCGGCATGGATAAACTCCGTGAGGTCATCTAG
- a CDS encoding gluconate 2-dehydrogenase subunit 3 family protein — protein sequence MKPPFDGVDPALCPRDPNTGEPLPPRKQPGYYPGFSTISQSPFWDEATREVIDKRVKHPPERKFFSAEAWNFWTSVFAHLIPQTDRAIDRQIPIVAVLDHRLAINKTAGYRYESMPPDRVVYEIGIEAIDLEAVHRYGGKFLVLPSADQDRVLQAIHDGRPEAAREIWKRMSVHRFWQMIMGDAIDAYYAHPWAWDEVGFGGPAYPRAYTRLERGEPEPWEVQEQRYEWLPPANTASAEVDSSQSHHTESGQHSLLDRLSEEAQQGAKR from the coding sequence GTGAAGCCGCCCTTCGATGGAGTGGATCCTGCTCTTTGCCCGCGTGATCCGAATACCGGCGAGCCGTTGCCGCCACGGAAGCAGCCCGGCTACTATCCCGGTTTCAGCACCATCTCGCAAAGCCCCTTCTGGGATGAAGCTACACGCGAGGTGATCGACAAGCGGGTGAAGCATCCACCCGAGCGCAAGTTTTTCTCCGCAGAAGCGTGGAACTTCTGGACGTCCGTCTTCGCCCACCTGATTCCGCAGACCGATCGAGCGATAGACCGCCAGATACCCATCGTTGCCGTACTCGATCATCGGCTTGCGATCAATAAGACCGCCGGATATCGCTATGAGTCTATGCCTCCTGATCGCGTGGTATACGAAATCGGGATCGAAGCGATCGATCTTGAGGCGGTGCACCGCTATGGGGGGAAGTTTCTGGTGCTGCCATCCGCGGATCAGGACCGCGTGCTTCAGGCGATCCATGATGGCAGGCCCGAAGCAGCGCGGGAGATATGGAAGCGCATGTCGGTGCATCGCTTCTGGCAGATGATCATGGGCGACGCCATCGACGCGTATTACGCGCATCCTTGGGCGTGGGACGAGGTGGGATTCGGCGGCCCGGCCTATCCTCGCGCCTACACGCGGCTGGAGCGCGGCGAGCCCGAGCCATGGGAAGTGCAAGAGCAGCGCTATGAATGGCTGCCGCCTGCCAACACGGCCTCGGCTGAGGTCGACTCCTCGCAAAGCCATCACACTGAATCCGGACAGCACAGTCTGCTCGATCGACTCTCCGAAGAAGCACAGCAGGGAGCAAAGCGTTGA